Proteins co-encoded in one Novosphingobium sp. PP1Y genomic window:
- a CDS encoding beta-ketoacyl-ACP synthase III, whose amino-acid sequence MTRRSVLIGTGSALPRRAVSNAELAAQVDTSDEWIVERTGITNRYIAAEDETTSSLATDAARKAIEAAGIDAASIDLIILATATPDQTFPASATIVQKNLDCGGCIAFDVAAVCSGFLYAVGVADSMLRSGMAQRALVIGSETFSRILDWEDRTTCVLFGDGAGAAIFEAREQGDSDQPRGILASRLHADGAHNELLYVDGGPSTTGTVGKLRMKGREVFRHAVVNLAQVLNEVLEEVGLQSSDIDWLVPHQANARILDATAKKLGLPVEKVVMTVSQHANTSAASVPLALDQAVRDGRIREGDLVVLEAMGGGFTWGASLLRV is encoded by the coding sequence ATGACCCGGCGCTCGGTTCTGATCGGTACCGGTTCGGCGCTCCCACGCCGCGCGGTAAGCAATGCTGAACTGGCAGCCCAAGTCGATACCAGCGATGAGTGGATCGTCGAGCGCACCGGCATAACCAATCGCTACATCGCTGCCGAGGACGAGACGACCTCGAGCCTTGCCACCGACGCGGCGCGCAAGGCGATCGAGGCGGCCGGCATCGACGCGGCTTCCATCGACCTCATCATCCTGGCGACTGCCACGCCCGACCAGACCTTTCCGGCTTCGGCGACGATCGTTCAGAAGAATCTGGACTGTGGCGGCTGCATTGCTTTCGACGTTGCCGCGGTGTGTTCCGGTTTCCTGTATGCCGTAGGCGTTGCCGATTCGATGCTCCGCTCGGGAATGGCCCAGCGCGCGCTTGTGATCGGTTCGGAAACCTTCTCGCGCATCCTCGATTGGGAAGACCGCACGACTTGCGTGCTGTTCGGCGACGGTGCCGGTGCGGCAATCTTCGAAGCGCGGGAACAGGGCGACAGCGATCAGCCCCGCGGCATCCTGGCTTCGCGCCTGCATGCCGATGGCGCGCACAACGAACTGCTCTACGTCGATGGTGGTCCTTCGACGACCGGAACCGTCGGCAAGTTGCGCATGAAGGGCCGTGAAGTGTTCCGCCACGCGGTTGTGAACCTGGCCCAGGTTCTCAATGAAGTGCTTGAAGAAGTTGGACTTCAGTCGTCTGACATCGACTGGCTGGTGCCTCACCAGGCCAATGCCCGTATCCTTGATGCGACGGCCAAGAAGCTGGGCCTGCCGGTTGAAAAGGTCGTCATGACTGTTAGCCAGCACGCGAATACTTCGGCTGCTTCGGTGCCGCTGGCCCTCGATCAGGCCGTTCGCGATGGCCGAATCCGCGAAGGCGATCTCGTCGTCCTTGAAGCCATGGGCGGCGGTTTCACTTGGGGCGCGAGCCTGCTGCGAGTCTGA
- the plsX gene encoding phosphate acyltransferase PlsX produces the protein MTLPRIAIDAMGGDEGVRVMIEGAALARRRHDRFNFLLVGDETRIKAALEDHPNLRGASEILHTDGVISGEDKPSQALRRAKGTSMGRAIAAVKAGDAGAAVSSGNTGALMAIAKLTLRTMPGIDRPALAALLPTLGDNDVVMLDLGANTECDSRNLVQFAIMGAAYARVATGREQPRLRLLNIGTEEIKGTELLRDAAATLKAAAGDLSMSFDGFTEADKVCRGDVDVVVTDGFSGNIALKAVEGTARFVGDLLRRSFSSSLRSKIGFLISRPATELLKHHLDPNNHNGAVFLGLNGIVVKSHGSANAAGVANAVALTARLLEENVTERITADLARVGEASLRMPRNQEERA, from the coding sequence ATGACTCTGCCGCGTATCGCTATCGATGCGATGGGCGGCGATGAGGGCGTGCGCGTCATGATCGAGGGCGCGGCACTCGCGCGCCGTCGCCATGACCGTTTCAATTTCCTCCTCGTCGGCGACGAGACGCGGATCAAGGCCGCGCTCGAGGATCATCCGAACCTTCGCGGGGCATCGGAAATCCTGCACACCGATGGTGTGATCAGTGGCGAGGACAAGCCGAGCCAGGCCCTGCGCCGCGCGAAAGGCACGTCCATGGGGCGCGCCATCGCTGCGGTGAAGGCCGGCGACGCGGGTGCAGCCGTCAGTTCCGGTAATACCGGTGCGCTGATGGCGATCGCCAAGCTCACCTTGCGTACGATGCCGGGCATCGATCGTCCCGCGCTTGCGGCACTGTTACCCACGCTGGGCGACAATGACGTAGTGATGCTCGACCTCGGCGCCAATACCGAGTGCGATAGCCGCAATCTCGTGCAGTTCGCGATCATGGGCGCAGCCTATGCCCGCGTGGCGACGGGGCGCGAGCAACCGCGCCTGCGCCTGCTCAATATCGGTACTGAAGAGATCAAGGGCACGGAACTGCTGCGCGATGCAGCGGCAACGCTCAAGGCGGCGGCCGGTGACCTGTCCATGTCCTTCGACGGCTTTACCGAGGCGGACAAGGTTTGCCGCGGCGATGTCGATGTCGTCGTGACCGACGGTTTCTCCGGCAATATAGCTCTCAAGGCGGTCGAAGGGACGGCGCGATTCGTTGGCGACCTGCTGCGTCGCAGCTTCTCCAGTTCGCTGCGCTCGAAGATCGGCTTCCTGATTTCGCGTCCGGCGACCGAGTTGCTAAAGCATCACCTAGACCCCAATAACCATAATGGCGCCGTGTTCCTTGGCCTGAACGGCATCGTCGTGAAAAGCCATGGCAGCGCGAATGCTGCGGGCGTGGCCAATGCCGTTGCGCTGACTGCGCGGCTCCTGGAGGAAAATGTGACCGAGCGGATCACTGCCGACCTTGCCCGCGTGGGTGAAGCCTCGCTGCGCATGCCCCGGAACCAGGAAGAGCGGGCATGA
- the rpmF gene encoding 50S ribosomal protein L32: MAVPKRKTTPSRRGMRRSHDALKVEAFHECPNCGELKRPHNLCNACGHYNGREIVAVEI; this comes from the coding sequence ATGGCTGTCCCTAAGAGAAAAACGACCCCGTCCCGCCGGGGCATGCGCCGCAGCCATGATGCCCTCAAGGTTGAAGCGTTTCATGAGTGCCCGAACTGCGGCGAGCTGAAGCGCCCGCACAACCTCTGCAACGCTTGCGGTCACTACAATGGCCGCGAGATCGTCGCGGTCGAAATCTAA
- a CDS encoding MAPEG family protein has protein sequence MILQTTLCLAAAAAVINFWLLTRVGRLRMAAKVLHGDGGNEAIARRMRAQLNFVENTPFVLILIAAIEMTGKAGPWLAIAGSIYMAARVAHAFGMDRSDSNLLRAGGIIVTVLTLLGLSVVAILIALGRL, from the coding sequence ATGATTCTTCAGACGACTCTATGCCTTGCCGCCGCTGCTGCGGTCATCAATTTCTGGCTGCTGACGCGGGTCGGCAGGCTGCGCATGGCGGCCAAGGTCCTGCATGGAGACGGCGGCAATGAAGCCATTGCACGCCGAATGCGCGCGCAGCTCAACTTCGTAGAGAACACGCCGTTCGTCCTGATCCTGATCGCGGCCATCGAAATGACCGGCAAGGCCGGCCCCTGGCTGGCAATCGCGGGCTCCATATACATGGCCGCGCGGGTCGCCCACGCCTTCGGCATGGACAGGTCGGATTCGAACCTCCTGCGCGCGGGCGGGATCATTGTAACTGTCCTCACCCTTCTGGGTCTGTCGGTCGTGGCGATCCTGATCGCCCTGGGCCGCCTCTGA
- a CDS encoding MBL fold metallo-hydrolase: MTQTEPPMRVGIIPVTPLQQNCTLLWCTTTMRGALVDPGGDLDKLKAALEKTGVTLEKVLVTHGHLDHCGMAGELARELGVPIEGPQEEDRFWIAQLSDDGPRWNMEAHTFEPDRWLENGDQVQVGELTLDVYHCPGHTPGHVVFHHAPSKFAMVGDVLFQGGIGRWDFPRGNLDDLIESITTRLWPLGDDVTFVPGHGPVSTFGEERRHNPYVSDAALSRRAS, translated from the coding sequence ATGACCCAGACCGAACCGCCGATGCGCGTGGGAATCATTCCCGTTACCCCGCTCCAGCAGAACTGCACGCTATTGTGGTGCACCACGACCATGCGCGGGGCGCTGGTCGATCCCGGTGGCGACCTCGACAAGCTCAAGGCGGCGCTGGAAAAGACCGGCGTGACGCTGGAGAAGGTGTTGGTCACGCACGGTCACCTCGATCATTGCGGAATGGCCGGCGAACTGGCCAGGGAATTGGGCGTGCCGATCGAAGGGCCTCAGGAAGAGGACCGCTTCTGGATCGCCCAGCTCAGCGACGATGGTCCGCGCTGGAACATGGAGGCACATACTTTCGAGCCGGACCGCTGGCTGGAGAACGGAGACCAGGTCCAGGTCGGTGAGCTGACGCTCGACGTCTATCACTGTCCGGGGCACACGCCGGGGCATGTCGTCTTCCATCATGCGCCCAGCAAGTTCGCCATGGTCGGTGACGTCCTGTTCCAAGGCGGTATCGGGCGCTGGGACTTTCCGCGCGGCAATCTCGACGATCTGATCGAATCGATCACCACACGTCTGTGGCCGCTTGGTGACGATGTGACCTTCGTGCCCGGGCACGGCCCTGTCAGTACCTTCGGAGAGGAGCGTCGCCACAATCCCTACGTCAGTGACGCGGCGCTATCGCGCCGCGCCTCCTGA
- a CDS encoding LexA family transcriptional regulator, whose amino-acid sequence MDMTDPRGALLELAEKRGASLSALSRMLGKNPSYLQQFVRKGSPRKLEEGDRGKLARFFGVDESVLGRPKEISSKRLQDWVDVPRLAVDASAGGGAFAGEEELLGTIRFSPRWLRSMGLDPKALSAIAVAGDSMAPTLQDGDEILVDRTVRALSEGIHVLRHEGNLLVKRIERGPGGAVRLISDNKVYDPIECPAGSIDVIGRVVWKGGRL is encoded by the coding sequence ATGGACATGACCGATCCCCGCGGAGCACTGCTGGAACTGGCCGAGAAACGCGGCGCCAGTCTCTCCGCCTTATCGCGAATGCTGGGAAAAAATCCGAGTTATCTCCAACAGTTCGTTCGCAAGGGTAGCCCGCGCAAGCTGGAGGAAGGCGATCGCGGCAAGCTCGCCAGGTTCTTCGGCGTGGACGAATCGGTGCTGGGTCGGCCGAAGGAAATTTCCTCGAAACGCCTGCAGGACTGGGTCGACGTACCCAGGCTTGCAGTCGATGCCTCGGCCGGCGGCGGAGCCTTTGCCGGAGAGGAGGAATTGCTGGGCACGATCCGCTTTTCGCCGCGCTGGTTGCGCAGCATGGGCCTCGATCCTAAGGCGCTGAGCGCCATTGCCGTGGCCGGCGATTCGATGGCGCCTACCTTGCAGGACGGCGACGAGATCCTGGTCGACCGCACCGTGCGGGCCCTCAGTGAAGGCATTCACGTCTTGCGGCACGAGGGCAACCTCCTCGTCAAGCGCATCGAACGCGGCCCGGGCGGGGCCGTGCGGCTCATCAGCGACAACAAGGTCTATGACCCGATTGAATGTCCGGCCGGTAGCATCGACGTGATCGGGCGCGTGGTCTGGAAAGGTGGGCGCCTCTAG
- a CDS encoding acetolactate synthase large subunit, with product MAEGDKRKASDVFIECLEEEGVEYIFGVPGEENLDFLDSLSRSEKIKLILTRHEQGAGFMAATYGRHTGKTGVCLSTLGPGATNFVTAAAYATLGGMPMLMITGQKPIKKSKQGRFQILDVVSMMGPITKYAHQMASSDNIPSRVREAFRIAEEEKPGATHIELPEDIADEHTDSRPVRRSIVRRPTADVKSIAQAVDALQNAKKPLLVIGAGANRKMTSKMLGEFVEKTGIPFLTTQLGKGVIDERHPKFLGCAALSAGDFVHRAIEDADCILNIGHDVIEKPPFFMHNDGTRDDRVVVHISTKTAEVDPVYFPHIEVIGDIANAMWQIKEAVVPSPKWNFDAMLGFRKAELEHTAKLAADERFPIFPPHLVQQVRDSMPDDAIICLDNGVYKIWFARGFCACKPNTVLLDNALATMGAGLPSAMASAMVYPERKVMAICGDGGFMMNSQELETAVRLGLNLTVLILNDNAYGMIRWKQANMGFADFGLTYNNPDFVKYAESYGAKGYRVESAQHLSELLAQCRDTPGVHVIDCPVDYSENDRILNTDIKDLSRAL from the coding sequence ATGGCAGAGGGCGACAAGCGCAAGGCTTCGGATGTTTTTATCGAGTGCCTTGAAGAGGAAGGCGTCGAGTACATCTTCGGCGTTCCCGGCGAAGAGAACCTCGACTTTCTGGACTCGCTCTCGCGATCTGAAAAAATCAAGCTCATCCTGACCCGCCACGAGCAGGGCGCCGGTTTCATGGCTGCGACCTACGGACGGCATACCGGCAAGACCGGCGTGTGCCTCTCGACCCTGGGGCCGGGCGCGACCAATTTCGTCACCGCGGCGGCCTATGCGACGCTGGGCGGCATGCCGATGCTGATGATTACGGGCCAGAAGCCGATCAAGAAATCGAAGCAGGGCCGTTTCCAGATTCTGGACGTCGTCTCCATGATGGGGCCGATCACCAAGTACGCGCACCAGATGGCATCCTCGGACAACATCCCGAGCCGGGTGCGCGAAGCCTTCCGCATCGCCGAGGAGGAAAAGCCGGGCGCAACGCACATCGAACTGCCCGAGGACATTGCCGACGAGCACACCGATTCGCGTCCCGTGCGCCGCTCGATCGTCCGCCGCCCGACAGCCGACGTGAAGTCGATCGCCCAGGCCGTCGATGCGCTGCAGAACGCGAAGAAGCCGCTGCTGGTGATCGGTGCCGGTGCGAATCGCAAGATGACCAGCAAGATGCTGGGCGAATTCGTCGAGAAGACCGGCATCCCCTTCCTCACTACCCAGCTCGGCAAGGGCGTGATCGATGAGCGTCACCCCAAGTTCCTGGGGTGCGCCGCGCTTTCGGCCGGTGACTTCGTCCATCGCGCCATCGAGGATGCCGACTGCATCCTCAACATCGGTCACGACGTGATCGAGAAGCCGCCGTTCTTCATGCACAACGACGGCACGCGCGATGACCGCGTGGTTGTCCATATATCGACCAAGACGGCGGAAGTAGACCCTGTCTACTTCCCGCACATCGAGGTGATCGGCGACATCGCGAATGCCATGTGGCAGATCAAGGAAGCGGTTGTGCCGTCGCCGAAATGGAACTTCGACGCCATGCTCGGCTTCCGCAAGGCCGAACTGGAACACACCGCGAAGCTAGCGGCGGACGAGCGCTTTCCGATCTTCCCGCCGCACCTTGTGCAGCAGGTTCGCGATTCGATGCCCGACGATGCGATCATCTGCCTCGACAACGGCGTCTACAAGATCTGGTTCGCCCGCGGCTTCTGTGCCTGCAAGCCCAACACCGTCCTGCTCGACAATGCGCTGGCGACGATGGGGGCAGGGCTACCCTCCGCGATGGCGAGCGCCATGGTCTATCCCGAGCGCAAGGTCATGGCGATCTGCGGCGACGGCGGGTTCATGATGAACAGCCAGGAGCTGGAAACGGCGGTTCGACTCGGCCTCAATCTGACCGTGCTGATCCTCAACGACAATGCCTACGGGATGATTCGCTGGAAGCAGGCGAACATGGGGTTCGCCGACTTCGGCCTGACCTACAACAACCCCGATTTCGTGAAGTATGCCGAAAGCTACGGGGCCAAGGGGTATCGGGTCGAAAGCGCGCAGCATTTGAGCGAGCTGCTGGCCCAGTGCCGCGATACCCCAGGCGTTCATGTCATCGACTGCCCGGTGGACTACTCGGAAAACGATCGCATCCTGAACACGGACATCAAGGATCTGTCCCGGGCGCTCTGA